The Miscanthus floridulus cultivar M001 chromosome 6, ASM1932011v1, whole genome shotgun sequence genomic interval GGGTTAGGGTGGTCAGTGGGGATCGTGGCGGCTATCTTAACCTCATGTCTGTGCCTTGCCCCCACCTCCCACTATATAGTGCTGCACGCCGGGGCCCACCAACCTTTATTTGGTTGGATGCCCCCGATTAGGGCACTGGATCAAGGCCTGACTCGACCGTTGGGCCGAGTCAAATGAAATCAACACTAACATAGCTAGTTACACCATATATCGTAGATCATTAgcacttataaggggaggaaagCGGTAACAGTCCGCAGTTGACAAAATTATAGGTTTCTCTATTACTAGTAAAATGGACTGATTAACAGTTTAGCATTCTCTCAAGCCCCATCTGTACGCCATATGAATGGAACTCTACAAATCAACCTACCTAGCTAGCTAGGATTATGAAACAAGACCCTCTTCACAAATTACTCTGTTGGTTCATGCTAGTGTTGATCTCATCCGACTCGGACCAACAGTCGAGTCGGGCCTTGATCCAGTGCCCTGATCAGGGGCAGCCAACCAAACAAAGGTTGGTGGCCCCCCATTGCACAGCACTAGCCAGGGCACAGAGATGAGGTCAAGACAGCCGCCATGATCCCCACTGACTACCCTAACCCTACCGATCAAGGGAGTGCTGAAGCGGTGGGAAGTGCCACCTTCGGACCACCGGTACCTCGCCTCATCGACGGTCATCGTCACTGCACCGCACCTACACTGCTACAACACCGACGGCTACGTCGCTGTGGCGCCATGGCCGCAACTGCCCTCGGGCAAGGTACATCACCAAGCTTCCCCATCTAAGTCAAGTTTTATCCCCTGATCTACGATTCTAGAGGTACAATGATCAATCAATGGTAGCAGAGCCAGGTTATCTAGTGTGTAGATCGAGTGTGGGgttgaaaattaaaaaaaaatcgaagAGATAGAGAAACAGAGGGTTTCATCTGTtttggattgaaaccctaaccctaatcgggggaAGAAACTGAGATGCAGAGGGTTCACTTGAACCCTAACCCTGACCCACAGAGACAACTCGGGGAAGAAGaatagcattcaaaccctaaccctaactcgagctaacccaaaccctaaaccctaataaGACAAGATCCGAGAAGAATAGAGCAAGATCCAatcaaagagaagaaggagaaagggGAAGGGCTTGGGAGATGACCTACCTCGCCGCTGTAATGCGCTGCCGCTTCGTTGGCGCGTGAGAAGAAGGCCGAGTGGCTGCTGCTCGTCGGGCTTGCACGAGCTCTGGCCAAGGGCGCCgtggctaggccgctcgacggcgttGTGCTCACCCGCAAGGGAGCGCGCGCATCGACGAGGGGGCTAGGCGATAGCGCCACCCCCCTCTGCCTTCTCTTAGGGTTAGGGGAGCAGGGCCATGTGGGGTGAAGTGCAATAGTGCAaggccgctcgatggcggcgcgctcaccGGCGAGGGGCCCCACGGCGATGCCACCATCTCCCACCGCTGAGATTTTGgagagagaaaggagagagagTAGAGAGCCGGCCATCACGAGCGGAGAGAGAGAGGCACGGGATGAGAGTGAACTAGGGTTCTAGGAAACGGTGTGGCTCAGGCTTTTTGTTCAGCCGTGGCGCACGGAGGACCGTCGAATCACATCCGACGGCTGACAGCACATGGGCTGGCATTAGGCCTAGGCGGGTAACGAGAATCCCAgcctaggcctaggttgtggCCAGGGCATGGGGACATGAGAGCACGCACGCGCGAGTAGGCCGAGCTGGGCCGCACATTGCCGCTGCGAGTTGGGCCTCAGGCTGATTTTTATTAGTCCAGGCCAAATGCAGTTGCTGAAGTTCTTTTTTTAGGATTTATTTTTCAGAAGCAATTTTCATGTTTTAGGCTATGGTTTCATGTCCTATCtctatcaaaatttgaaccaatgggataattttttttaaagaGTAGATAAGTACAGTAAAATACTTCTTAAAAGTAGACAAACTTTCATTTTTTCGCTACAAAGTTTAATGTTGatcatcttctaattaaattcgaatcaatgggagaatttgatttgaagagcagttatatttagtaaattatgatcatgttcatcctctaattaaattggaaccaatgagaaaatttaattagaggagtagtctgtTTTGTTTAAGttagattatggtattgtcaaTTTCTggccaacgttgatgatgacaatattataataagttcaagtttaagttttaaatctctgataaattttacaccaacatggtcaatttttcagagagtagataaggacaaAGAAATGTTCCTGAACTAATATAATGTATTTTATTAACATATTTCCGCTGCGCTGAAGTGTTGATTATCTttcaattaaatttgaaccaacgggagaatttaattttgaagtgtAGTTGTATATATTTcaagttgatttatgagtttttatgcattaattctattttctgcccaacggtgatgtagaactgatgtagaagcatattgtatgttttatctttaaccgacgagatcactcggctaCATGCCAACGGGCTACAATGCTGGGGTATATGAAtggaaaggcttgagtcaagccagtttagGATAATTTTTATTAGTTTACCAaatttctgattaaattggaaccaacgggaagatttaattgaaaaataaggtataagtgaatgttttagtcctCATGACTAAGTTTTTGTGTAGATGTATCCCACAAGGAGAGatgttttggcatagtacttacgCTAGTCAATCTTATATgtcgggagaagttttgtgatgactcacATATTTtatatcccgcatagcgagagaagcttgggtagctcttatgctgtcctagtattgaccttgACATAATAGAAatacatcgtcatggtcaatactgaccaaaggataagaaaagatgcaagcgtgacttgcaaaagtacagcTAATGAAAGATCTTGTTGAGTTGTTGAAGTGAAATAAGAAAAGTATActcctaaacggatcaagaaataactttgtttatatgacaatcatgtgaatgaagtaagttataagtgtctcctcgtttataggctttctgaatagttatcgaaattatggcagtaaagtttatgccatatttcaagggggagaatattaagatcaattaagaaaaatattcatcattaagagtgagataaagatcaattaagaaagatactcttcattaagagtgagataaagattaattaagatgaaaccgttggatgagtacaacgtcacaacaatgatacccctaaacagagaaatagctaaatttctGGACCTTTTAAAGTTCTAACAGTAAGATAGCGTAGTCagtctcaaagatgttaaggtggtccttaaagcgccatatgagagtttaacggattaaacccaaaataagatatttgaagatacactatctttagaaaagatgggaagatctggtggagcatggtatgtagagacctaagacttgaagagaagcggaactgcatgcccacttcagtgattaAAAAATAATGAATTTCTTAATACCTGTTGATGTTATATGACTTATACAACTCCTGTTGTCGGcttttcgaagaagatgaataatgtaaacaaggatcttgtgatacaggagcctgtagaatcaattgcctcttggcaatgaagagcaacaacagccctatatgaaagtgccagtagctgaggctctaaaaggtctcaaagaattagtaaatcaGTTTTACAATGACTATGAAGTccatgttagtaaagaaattcaaatggagggtgattccACCTTatttaaagaagccatgagaaacgtttactcgtttaaatggcaagaagctatggaagttgaaatgaattagATGAATACCAATAATTTtttggacttagaagtaattcctaatggagctAAAATAGTAGGCtattaatgggtctacaagacaaaatgtgactctaaagggaatgtagaaagatataaagcttgacttgtagcaatatgctttatgcaaagaaaataaaaagattacgatgagagttttctcttcAGTCTCATGCAATGattctttagaatcataatggtgttcatgGCATATTGCGATTTAGAAatacatcagatggatataaagacggcattcctcatcggggatttatatgaaaatGTTTACGTGGTATAACCCAAAAACGTTTTGTCGTGAAAGAAAAGAATATAAGGGATGCCACCtatagaaatctatttatgggttaaaagtaagtctctagacaatagtatttgaagttgatgaaacgataagaaagtttgggttttaaagaaaatgagaaggacaataacgTTTATGCAAAGCTCAAGAATGGAAAAATTCACTTTCCACATCctatgaatagatgacattctactcattagtagtgatgttaatctgtcattagagaagaagttttgtcgtcaagtttcaatgtgaatgatcttggtgaagcgtcattggtttgaggaatcaaaattcaccgagatagaaaaacatggggtattaggactattgcaaaggcatacttagaaaagattctaaagaagtaaagtatgcatgcgagtaaacctacgcttgctccatagtcaagggtaatagttttgagaactttaagtgtttcaggaaccgatatgagatcgatcaaaagaatatggttccatatgcttcagctgttggaagcttgatgtgtgtacaagtacaagtaagaacttaccctgacgtagtttatgtatccaggatatttTGACAGAAGTTCagttcagatatagatcactagaattgagttgagaatgtcttgcaattttacaaagtatcataggcctcatgctgagtaagaaagaacaagtactatCAAATAGTTGAGGAtacaaatgttaagtcttggcgagataTGTAGTGAAATTCACAACAGTTGCTAACACTTGCAGTTGAAGTATTATTGtgaaaaagctccaaagaaacagttgtggtgtcatcagtgatgcataccatggtatagcttgacatgaggcttaaggaacaggcaaaaggtaGTTAAGAGAATctgtacccggatttaacaatggtagacaatagcaataaccatttaaagtaagttaactccaaagacaataggtcaagtgtgctgtcaaacacattgacacttagttatatgttgtaaaggagaaaatccagaattattttgaaagtattgagcacataagtaccgagtaagtacttgtggatccgcttaccaaaggctaaccacccagtgcgttcagagaacacacagtcgacatgggtttatgggaaaagcctatgatttctggatactaagagcctagttgagtatctgtttcaaaacgGAGAGGTGCGTTGTAGCTATTAAATCTAATGACAactgaccgtgatgatgaagcACGCTCTgtgcactgatctgtgatagaATGGGAAAAAGATAAAGAAAGTTGAGTTTAAGTATGAGGTAAgataagggggagattgttagtgtTGATCTCATCCGACTCGGTCCAACGGTCAAGTCGGGCCTTGATCCACTGTCCTGATCGGGGGCATCCAACCAAACGAAGGTTGGTAGGCCCCCGTCGCGTAGCACTATATAGAGGGAGGTGGGAGCTAGGACGTAGAGATGAGGTCAAGACAGCCGCCACGATCCCCACCAACTACCCTAACCCTACCGATCAAGGAGTGCTGAAGTGGCGGGAAGTGCCACCTCTGGATCACCGGCACCTCGCCTCGCCGACGGTCGCCGTCACTGCACCGCACCTGCACTGCTACGGCACCGGCGGCTACGGCGCTGCGGCGCTATGGCCGCAACTGCCCTAGAACGAGGTACATCACCAAGCTTCTCCATCTAAGTCAAGTTTTATCATCTACCGTTACAATGATCAATCAGTTCATGACTTCATTCACGTCGCAAACAGTATCTATCGATCGTTTTCTTACACTCTGCACTGCGTTACCGGCCTTCCGTGGTGAAGGATATGGAAATGGAGTTCCTGGACTCGTCCTCGGCGATATTAGCCAGCACAGAGGCCCCGGTCGTGGTCGTGTTCGTGTTCGTGTCGGTGCCGAACGTGCTGCCGCTGGTGGTGTTTGTGTTGGAGGCGCCCGATGCCGACGCAGACGCCGACGATCCTGAAGCCCCCGTCGTCGTTGTCGTCCACCGGCCGGTCCTGCCATGGATCGCCGGCTTCCCGGGCTTGGGCAGCGTGAACGAGTCGCTCGACAGCATCAGGTGCACGCTGTGCATGTCGGGCCGGTCAGACACCGCGGCCTGGCAGCACAGCAGGCCGAGCTGGACGCACAGCAGCGCCTGCTCGCTGTCGTCGGGGTTGGACAGAGACGGGTCCACGATCTCCAGGGACCGTCCTTCTTCGAACAGCTTCCATGTCTGAACAAAAGTTTTAAAAGATTCAGCACATCGTCAGACTGTTGTCGATTTATACTATCTACTACTATAGTACGCAGAGGAATTTCTCTTTCTGACGAGGAGATCTGAGCACTTACATAGTTCAAGAGGTCGATCTTTTCGTCGTCCGGATGCCGAACGATGTTCTTCCGTCCGCTCACTATCTCCAGCACCAGGATCCCGAAGCTAAAGACGTCAGTCTTCGTGGACAAGTAGCCGTTCAATGCGTACTCTGGAGCCATGTAACCACTGCAATTCATCACCATACGGCATTTGCATGGGCACAGGCTGCGGATACAAGGCGAGACGCTAAACAGAGCCGTCTGAACTCACTATGTGCCGGAGATTCTGAATGTGTTCACGTGCGTGGCGTCCTCCAGGAAGAGCCTCGCCATGCCGAAATCTGAAATCTTTGGGTTCAGCTGGTCGTCGAGGAGCACGTTGCTCGCCTTGATGTCTCGGTGGATGATCTTTACCGGAGATTCTTCGTGAAGGTACAGGAGCCCTCTTGCCAATccgatgattatatggtaccgtTTTGGCCAATCTAGCTGGGCACACTTCTTCCTGTCTAATAAAGTAGTCCAAGGATCGGAACAGAATGCCACTGTGTCATCCTAATTTACTATTATCTAACGAAATGTATGCACTATGCATTTTTAATACACCCAGTTTTCAAAAGATAGTATAGTTATGCGCAAGCTGAAGTTTGCACAAAGCTCCAGTAGGTAGCTGAGTAAACCTGTATGCAGTTCTGTTTCTTCACACCAACACAACGGTAGATGACACTCGGCATCTGTGATCATCTGAAATGCCACCAAAATACAACTCCCTCCATTCCACTAAATACATAGCTTTGATATATATAACTAGATATATATTACGTcaagatacataataaaagctatGTCAAATGGAGGAAGTACGCTAAGGAACTAATTCCTGTCCTTCAAGGATTGAGTAAGATGAAAGCGTACTGTCCAATATTTCCATTTCTCTCTTTTGTATATATTTTTTCATAAAATTTAGTTTTATTTCATTTGTTCACATGGACGCTTCTGGTGACAAAAAGTCCTAATGAAAGAAATGGTCAATGAAAGGATCATGTACTTCAACTGATCTGATGTGATATGTTGAGCCTTTGAGATCAAGTAGCTAGCTTCCGTGGCGTTAAGGTCAACAGATGACTAGTACTTGGAAACAGCTGTTATATAAACTTCAGAGCTGACTCACTTAAAAGACTTCTTCCAGGCTGAATACACCACTGGCTGTCTGGCTTAGCTACCTTTTGAATATGACGTTGATGTACTGCATTTGATTTTGTCACAAAACATACTAGTACCTGTCACCAACCAGCATTAAAATACTAAAAGGGAAGAGGGGGGGTGCGTGTTCCCTCTATCTCTATCAAAAGCAGCTTGCCTTTCGtttcaaaaaagaagaagaagaagaagaaaaagtagCAGCCTTGCATTATAAACTGATCCCCATTCCCTATTTGTTGTTCGGAACTCCGAAAATATAAACTGAATGAACTGATTCAGTGACTATGCTACTAAGTTGTGTTTTACAAACATGCAGTAAAAAAAACAATCAAACTGAGAATTATATGCTTATTCCACACCATACATAATCAGCAATAGCATGCCACGATGGCAACCAATTCAGAGCAAACACAAAACAGGCAGAGCAGCTCTTACCGAAGAGAATGTGGTCGAGGCTGCCATTGGGGAAGTAGGGATAGACGAGCAGGAAATGACCTGAGGAAGCACAGCAGCCAAGCAGAGACACCAGGTTGCGGTGCTGCACCTTGAGCAGGAGCCGGACCTCGTTCAGGAACTCGCGCACGCCTTGCCGTGACCCCATCGACAGCTTCTTCACAGCGATCTGCTGCCCGCTCTCCATCACCCCCTGAAAGGATCGAGTACAAGGAGTTTCAGTCTTTCCTAGACAGGGTTGACACCATGAGTTATGTTCTTTCTGGAAAGATACAGTACCAGTATGTATATGTAAAGAAACTGAAATGCTGAATGCATAGCACTTTCATGGTCAAAACGTAGTGTTTTCTTAACAGGCTGCAGTTGGGCGTTGTTGAACAACCCAATTTCAATAAAGAAGATATGCACAAGGACAATAGCAGTAGCACATGCGATGAATCTGATCCGTGGCCCTGCAGAGAATGCGTCAACGAAATATCTTTGCATTcatgtgaattttggctacacCGTTTGTACTTGTCGTATGACAAGACGAAGATAGAACGTTGAAAGTGTGTCCATCTTGTTCATCAGAAGAGTAAAAACAGAGGCGGAAGTAAATCTACATCTTCATCGAGTTACTACGCTACCCAGTTTCTGAAAATGCAGTTCTCTGCCTAAGCAGGTACTCCTAACTTCTGACAGAGGCGGAgagccaagaaaaagaaattttcGCGTCAAATCTTTTACTTAAATCAATTATTATATACACACAGTATTATTAAATAACCAAGGTACACAAGATAAACAGATTGGCTGGCCGGCCAATTGGGCTTTAGGAAAACCTACACCAGTACAGTATAGTCTTCTGAAGCAATAAATAATCGAGcgagaaaataaataaataaataaatcactTAAAAAGCTGAAGTGATGTGTGGAGGGAGAGAACAGAGAAGAGAGAACACGTGTGAGGTTGCCTTGTAGACGGGACCGAAGCCGCCGCGGCCGAGGAGGTTGTCGTCGGAGAAGCCGCCGGTGGCGGCCTCGAGGACGGGCAGGTCGATGAAGAGGCTCCACTCGTCGCCCTCCTCGGCGAGCCCCGATGcgccggcagcagcagcggccGTGTCGCCTGCAGCCCCGACGCtgttccccctcctcctcc includes:
- the LOC136461863 gene encoding cysteine-rich receptor-like protein kinase 44 isoform X2 produces the protein MPAAARSWTWTCGCCVGRRRGNSVGAAGDTAAAAAGASGLAEEGDEWSLFIDLPVLEAATGGFSDDNLLGRGGFGPVYKGVMESGQQIAVKKLSMGSRQGVREFLNEVRLLLKVQHRNLVSLLGCCASSGHFLLVYPYFPNGSLDHILFDRKKCAQLDWPKRYHIIIGLARGLLYLHEESPVKIIHRDIKASNVLLDDQLNPKISDFGMARLFLEDATHVNTFRISGTYGYMAPEYALNGYLSTKTDVFSFGILVLEIVSGRKNIVRHPDDEKIDLLNYTWKLFEEGRSLEIVDPSLSNPDDSEQALLCVQLGLLCCQAAVSDRPDMHSVHLMLSSDSFTLPKPGKPAIHGRTGRWTTTTTGASGSSASASASGASNTNTTSGSTFGTDTNTNTTTTGASVLANIAEDESRNSISISFTTEGR
- the LOC136461863 gene encoding cysteine-rich receptor-like protein kinase 44 isoform X1; this translates as MPAAARSWTWTCGCCVGRRRGNSVGAAGDTAAAAAGASGLAEEGDEWSLFIDLPVLEAATGGFSDDNLLGRGGFGPVYKATSHGVMESGQQIAVKKLSMGSRQGVREFLNEVRLLLKVQHRNLVSLLGCCASSGHFLLVYPYFPNGSLDHILFDRKKCAQLDWPKRYHIIIGLARGLLYLHEESPVKIIHRDIKASNVLLDDQLNPKISDFGMARLFLEDATHVNTFRISGTYGYMAPEYALNGYLSTKTDVFSFGILVLEIVSGRKNIVRHPDDEKIDLLNYTWKLFEEGRSLEIVDPSLSNPDDSEQALLCVQLGLLCCQAAVSDRPDMHSVHLMLSSDSFTLPKPGKPAIHGRTGRWTTTTTGASGSSASASASGASNTNTTSGSTFGTDTNTNTTTTGASVLANIAEDESRNSISISFTTEGR
- the LOC136461863 gene encoding cysteine-rich receptor-like protein kinase 44 isoform X3 — translated: MQRYFVDAFSAGPRIRFIACATAIVLVHIFFIEIGLFNNAQLQPVKKTLRFDHESAMHSAFQFLYIYILGVMESGQQIAVKKLSMGSRQGVREFLNEVRLLLKVQHRNLVSLLGCCASSGHFLLVYPYFPNGSLDHILFDRKKCAQLDWPKRYHIIIGLARGLLYLHEESPVKIIHRDIKASNVLLDDQLNPKISDFGMARLFLEDATHVNTFRISGTYGYMAPEYALNGYLSTKTDVFSFGILVLEIVSGRKNIVRHPDDEKIDLLNYTWKLFEEGRSLEIVDPSLSNPDDSEQALLCVQLGLLCCQAAVSDRPDMHSVHLMLSSDSFTLPKPGKPAIHGRTGRWTTTTTGASGSSASASASGASNTNTTSGSTFGTDTNTNTTTTGASVLANIAEDESRNSISISFTTEGR